A genomic window from Silene latifolia isolate original U9 population chromosome Y, ASM4854445v1, whole genome shotgun sequence includes:
- the LOC141629694 gene encoding uncharacterized protein LOC141629694, giving the protein MARGGGRQRGGYSEGGSSSREQEEDVDRSTTEVSEEEEEVAIPRSTDGRMILDPNGLWFRSQTVVRGVTNSTQENMTHGVTCWSNASDEDKEMWFNNFRRVFYWPADLERLVWQTYNDIGKNRLRDNMYKVSKRKKAPSFMKGSSYEEYTKYRNSPEFKEASARNKINRKGGDKDAEVEPTHYGGSQSFHDRVVLDTKKNKGKVPTIVALFVDTHAKKTGKGKLILAKEKDQ; this is encoded by the exons ATGGCTCGTGGAGGAGGTAGGCAGCGCGGAGGCTATAGTGAGGGAGGTAGTAGCTCCCGAGAGCAGGAGGAGGACGTTGACCGTTCTACTACGGAggtgagtgaggaggaggaggaggttgctaTACCCCGATCAACTGACGGCAGGATGATCCTTGATCCGAATGGTCTttg gtttagaagtcaaacagttgttcgtggtgtgactaatagcacccaagagaacatgacacacggcgtaacttgttggagtaacgctagtgatgaagataaggagatgtggttcaacaacttccgg cgtgtgttctattggccagccgaccttgagcgcctagtttggcaaacgtataatgacattggcaagaacaggctaagggacaacatgtataaggtgtctaagaggaagaaggcgccatctttcatgaaag gttcgtcatatgaggaatataccaagtaccggaacagtcctgagttcaaggaagcatcggcccggaacaagatcaacaggaaaggaggagataaggacgcggaagttgagcctactcattatggagggtctcaatcttttcatgatcgtgtggtgttagat accaagaagaataagggcaaggtacccacgattgttgctctctttgttgacactcacgcaaagaagacaggcaagggcaagttgatcctcgcgaaggaaaaagatcaatag